A genomic segment from Anaerolineae bacterium encodes:
- a CDS encoding NADP oxidoreductase, which produces MGKIRLATEWLDACAGCHMSILDIDERILTLLEHAEITSSPITDLKHPPKDGVDVGILTGAVSNTHQVEAAKEMREHCKILIALGDCAVFGGICTMRNFFPKEEVLRRGYIETESTHNPEGIIPDEGIGILTDRAMAVDEVVPVDVYLPGCPPSADAIWYVITELLAGRKPVLSGEVLKYE; this is translated from the coding sequence ATGGGCAAAATCCGACTGGCCACTGAATGGTTAGATGCCTGCGCTGGCTGTCATATGAGCATCCTGGACATTGATGAGCGCATCCTGACCCTGCTGGAGCATGCCGAAATCACCTCATCGCCCATCACCGACCTGAAGCATCCGCCCAAGGATGGGGTAGATGTGGGCATCCTGACCGGCGCGGTGAGCAACACGCACCAGGTCGAGGCGGCGAAGGAAATGCGCGAGCACTGCAAAATCCTCATCGCCCTGGGGGACTGCGCCGTCTTCGGCGGCATCTGCACCATGCGCAATTTCTTCCCCAAGGAAGAGGTCCTGCGCCGGGGATATATCGAGACCGAGAGCACCCATAACCCGGAGGGCATCATCCCCGATGAGGGCATCGGCATCCTCACCGACCGGGCCATGGCCGTGGATGAGGTGGTGCCGGTGGACGTGTACCTGCCGGGATGCCCGCCCTCGGCCGATGCCATCTGGTACGTGATCACGGAACTGCTTGCCGGCCGCAAGCCGGTCCTGAGCGGCGAAGTGCTCAAGTACGAATGA